A window of the bacterium genome harbors these coding sequences:
- a CDS encoding YceI family protein, with product MRFKTPFVLLLVGGLLLSNSFATEKYEIDVAHSNVLFTVRHMVIAKVTGEFKDFSGTIVYDEKDLSKSSVSVTIKVASIDTENEARDKHLRSDDFFNAAQDSLITFTSKRIEKRGEGFMAVGDLTIRGVTKEIMLPFTILGMINDPWGNKRLAAEASTTINRFDYGVKWDKALEGGNLIVSKDVDISLNVQAIAKPADAPKL from the coding sequence ATGCGCTTCAAAACTCCGTTTGTTTTGCTTCTGGTGGGCGGGCTGCTGCTATCCAACAGCTTCGCCACCGAAAAATACGAAATCGACGTGGCGCACTCGAACGTATTGTTCACCGTGCGCCACATGGTGATTGCGAAGGTCACCGGGGAATTCAAGGATTTTTCCGGCACGATCGTATACGATGAAAAGGATCTCAGCAAGTCATCGGTCAGCGTTACCATCAAAGTGGCGAGCATTGACACCGAAAACGAAGCCCGCGACAAGCATTTGCGCAGTGATGATTTCTTCAATGCCGCCCAGGACTCGCTCATTACCTTCACCAGCAAAAGGATCGAAAAAAGGGGTGAGGGTTTCATGGCGGTCGGTGATCTCACCATCCGCGGCGTGACCAAAGAAATCATGCTGCCCTTCACGATTCTGGGAATGATCAACGACCCCTGGGGCAACAAGCGCCTGGCCGCCGAAGCCAGCACCACCATCAATCGCTTTGATTACGGCGTGAAATGGGACAAAGCGTTGGAAGGCGGCAATCTCATCGTCAGTAAAGACGTCGACATCAGTCTGAACGTCCAGGCGATTGCGAAACCCGCAGACGCGCCCAAGCTGTAA
- a CDS encoding MarR family transcriptional regulator gives MADHLTRKALLNREGYSACRQQALKLWVVLARCYNSFAHAEAMSHKEADLTQPQFAVLEVLAHLGPLKMCEIAGKLLMSGANVTGVVDRLEEKGLVKRVTDSDDRRMFRIHLTEAGGRLIAGIFPQHAAGIEQLTGALTPHERATLIRLLKKLGKSIPTAR, from the coding sequence ATGGCCGATCATCTGACCCGCAAAGCCCTGCTCAACCGCGAGGGGTACAGCGCATGCCGCCAGCAGGCGTTGAAACTGTGGGTGGTGCTGGCGCGCTGCTACAATTCCTTTGCCCATGCCGAAGCCATGTCGCACAAGGAGGCCGACCTGACCCAGCCGCAATTCGCGGTGTTGGAGGTGCTGGCTCATCTCGGACCCTTGAAGATGTGCGAAATAGCTGGCAAGCTGCTGATGAGCGGCGCCAACGTCACCGGCGTGGTCGATCGCCTGGAGGAAAAGGGATTGGTCAAGCGCGTCACCGACAGCGACGACCGCCGCATGTTCCGCATCCATTTGACCGAAGCCGGCGGCCGGCTGATTGCGGGAATCTTTCCGCAGCATGCTGCCGGCATCGAGCAGTTGACCGGCGCCTTGACGCCGCACGAAAGAGCGACTCTCATCCGGCTGCTGAAGAAGCTGGGCAAGTCAATTCCCACGGCGCGTTGA